One part of the Stigmatopora argus isolate UIUO_Sarg chromosome 8, RoL_Sarg_1.0, whole genome shotgun sequence genome encodes these proteins:
- the LOC144079335 gene encoding transmembrane protein 275-like translates to MSPSLIFLNIKQFGPLSQVFMVLPENSCRPAPAKRVSKSTAILGPQNLPSPPLCCACGLCMLLAGINITLVGAFAFGTFSPSGNPPIIIGPLLLLTALAMFAACCAAKSRDPSAKSAPRGKGLMQAGAAFEMETSEHTLQDTTALQFSPTSSPASSRGSDAASSARPGGGDDEHVGFKSIDD, encoded by the coding sequence ATGAGTCCATCACTTATTTTTCTAAACATCAAGCAGTTTGGACCCCTCTCGCAAGTCTTCATGGTGCTGCCAGAAAACTCGTGTAGACCCGCTCCAGCCAAGCGGGTCTCGAAATCCACCGCCATCCTGGGCCCGCAAAACCTGCCGTCGCCGCCGTTGTGTTGCGCGTGCGGCCTCTGCATGCTGCTGGCCGGTATCAACATCACGCTAGTGGGCGCCTTTGCCTTCGGCACCTTCTCCCCGAGCGGCAACCCCCCCATTATCATCGGCCCACTTCTTCTGCTGACCGCCTTGGCCATGTTCGCGGCGTGCTGCGCGGCGAAGAGCCGAGATCCGTCGGCGAAGTCGGCTCCCCGGGGCAAGGGGCTGATGCAGGCGGGCGCGGCCTTCGAGATGGAGACCAGTGAGCACACGCTGCAAGACACTACGGCGCTCCAGTTTAGCCCCACCAGCTCGCCCGCTTCCTCACGAGGGTCCGATGCCGCATCATCCGCGCGTCCCGGCGGGGGTGACGATGAGCACGTCGGATTCAAGTCTATTGACGACTAG